Proteins encoded together in one Branchiostoma lanceolatum isolate klBraLanc5 chromosome 11, klBraLanc5.hap2, whole genome shotgun sequence window:
- the LOC136445470 gene encoding tyrosine-protein kinase receptor Tie-1-like, whose amino-acid sequence MQSLIRILIDRRKKKRTSTPSVEESSQNVTGYVNTSFVDVAEQTRHHARDDTDAASGAAGNNEVRIPISPLQHIPLEILPTDYNRELTWEDISLTSNLLGAGHFGEVRKGTVMVDGERIPSAIKILKRGADDTSKQDFQQEVNIMRHVGYHPNIINLLGFCIYQGQQYMALEMAGNGDLLKFLRNSRMQEVVTPTYANSRSDFNGRTLSTLSPVQLLRIACDVATGMGHLSAKEVIHRDLAARNVLLTDNLIAKVADFGLSRGEGIYEQTSKRAIPFRSTAIEALTRRIYTTKSDIWSFGILLWEIVTIGGTPYRGMKSRTILGRLRDGYRLPKPRNCEAELYQLMMLCWKTRPEDRPTFIDLAEQLEGMIEDKHSYVNIDKDDDFEYEVVDSDGSDGVSGDEGFRG is encoded by the exons ATGCAGTCTCTTATCCGTATCTTAATTGACAGGCGAAAAAAGAAGCGAACCAGTACACCTTCAGTTGAAGAATCGTCACAAAACGTGACCGGATACGTCAATACGTCGTTTGTAGATGTAGCAG AACAAACAAGACACCATGCGAGGGATGACACTGATGCAGCATCTGGTGCAGCCGGAAACAACGAGGTTCGGATTCCAATTTCG CCTCTTCAACACATTCCCCTGGAGATCTTGCCAACTGATTACAACAGGGAGTTGACTTGGGAAGACATCTCTCTTACTTCCAATCTGCTCGGAGCAGGGCACTTTGGAGAGGTCCGCAAGGGAACAGTCATGGTCGATGGTGAACGGATTCCATCTGCCATCAAAATATTGAAAC GTGGTGCAGATGACACTAGCAAGCAGGACTTTCAGCAAGAGGTGAACATCATGCGCCATGTTGGGTATCATCCTAACATCATCAACCTTCTTGGGTTCTGTATTTACCAAG GTCAGCAGTACATGGCTCTTGAAATGGCTGGAAATGGCGATCTGTTGAAGTTTTTGAGGAACTCCCGGATGCAGGAAGTTGTGACTCCAACTTACGCCAACAGCCGGTCAGATTTCAACGGCCGCACGCTGTCCACCCTATCGCCTGTCCAGTTGCTGCGTATTGCCTGTGACGTAGCAACTGGAATGGGCCACCTGTCTGCCAAGGAG GTGATTCACCGTGACCTGGCTGCCAGGAATGTTCTCCTCACGGATAACCTCATTGCCAAGGTTGCCGACTTTGGATTGTCACGTGGGGAGGGCATCTATGAACAGACGTCAAAG AGAGCCATCCCTTTCCGATCCACCGCGATAGAGGCGCTGACCAGGAGGATCTACACAACAAAGAgtgacat ATGGTCTTTCGGAATTCTGCTCTGGGAGATCGTCACTATTG GAGGAACCCCATACCGTGGAATGAAATCAAGAACCATACTAGGGCGGCTGCGTGACGGATACCGGCTGCCGAAACCAAGGAACTGCGAGGCAGAACT ATACCAGCTGATGATGTTGTGCTGGAAAACCCGTCCGGAGGACCGGCCGACCTTCATCGACCTGGCTGAACAGCTAGAGGGCATGATTGAGGACAAACAC AGCTACGTGAACATTGACAAAGATGATGATTTCGAATATGAGGTGGTAGACTCCGACGGCAGTGATGGCGTGAGTGGTGATGAAGGATTCAGAGGGTAG
- the LOC136444809 gene encoding retinoschisin-like: MAGFGRHFFFAVVLCMVIITVCAQPSTTLTDRVSSFYQPFGVQDDTIITDGQMTASSQLNGSEAFRGRLNGDGAWQPSGPVSGQGTESLAVDLLYARYIFGIQTQGQGDGYIETYRVIYQRDNTSNVILYSEGGGSAKIFTGNSDDETIVQNNFTPYIYARYILVNPQTFSGASRLRVELLGVDELPITSFPTTTPSWTTTQSAVTTTTSTTPLLTSSATTTSTRTAEAGTASQGPNTAVTGN, encoded by the exons ATGGCGGGTTTTGGACGCCACTTCTTTTTCGCCGTTGTTCTTTGCATGGTCATTATCACAG TGTGTGCCCAGCCTAGTACCACATTAACTGACAGGGTATCGAGCTTTTACCAGCCATTTGGAGTACAGGATGACACAATCATCACAGATGGTCAAATGACTGCATCATCGCAACTAAACGGATCCGAGGCGTTCAGGGGCCGTCTGAACGGCGATGGTGCATGGCAGCCGTCAGGACCGGTGTCAGGACAGGGTACAGAGTCCCTGGCTGTAGATCTGTTATACGCTCGTTACATTTTCGGTATCCAGACCCAGGGACAGGGAGATGGCTACATCGAAACCTACAGGGTTATATACCAGCGGGACAACACATCGAATGTCATTCTCTACTCGGAGGGTGGTGGAAGTGCCAAG ATTTTTACCGGAAATAGCGACGACGAGACGATTGTTCAAAACAACTTCACTCCCTACATCTACGCCCGGTATATTCTGGTGAACCCCCAAACGTTTTCTGGAGCATCAAGACTACGGGTAGAACTACTCGGAGTCGATG AGTTACCTATAACAAGCTTTCCTACAACAACGCCGTCCTGGACAACGACACAAAGCGCAGTAACAACAACGACGTCGACAACACCTTTGTTAACGAGTTCTGCCACAACTACATCGACACGTACTGCAGAGGCTGGAACTGCAAGCCAAGGCCCCAATACAGCAGTAACAGGTAATTAA
- the LOC136444295 gene encoding cytochrome P450 2U1-like → MAAAQLVASLVEENVILKTTLVLLVIFVATYWFFNTPKNLPPGPRGWPIAGNIFSLATGHRFVTMTEWAKTYGPIYRIKLGNETNVVLSGYDVIHEAMVKRGEDFSSRPANAITIFFNPERLGIVGAPFGTPWKEHRKFTLMSLREFGFGKRSLEGKILEESVSLQAEIMKIGNRPFDISRMVQNAVTNVICSIVFGSRFAYNDEKFKRLMDALDRGLSFNFFGQLAIFFPTLRRVPGLGRGPKMIQNDLVTIRAYLREEMDTHKKTFDPNDIRDLIDSYVRETKSRENDDKTTFTDDYTEWVLFDLFIAGAETTSTTLNWAFLYMILNPDIQRKVQKEIHSVLGHDQRPSTAHRAQMPYTEAVLTEVARIGSITPMGAFHATSRDTSFHGYHIPEGTTVLPILWSVHHDPDHFPNPGKFDPGRFLDSRGQYRRDDHVIPFGVGPRMCLGKQLAEMELFVFFTSLLQHFTFKLPEGAAKPSTTGISGVTHSPKNFELVAEPLA, encoded by the exons ATGGCTGCCGCGCAGTTGGTTGCATCTTTAGTTGAAGAGAACGTGATCTTGAAGACGACTCTGGTCCTTTTGGTGATTTTCGTTGCGACTTACTGGTTCTTCAACACCCCAAAGAATCTTCCACCCGGCCCGAGAGGATGGCCTATCGCCGGCAATATCTTCTCCCTCGCCACG GGCCATCGCTTTGTGACGATGACCGAATGGGCGAAGACGTACGGACCGATATATCGGATCAAGCTTGGGAACGAAACGAATGTTGTGCTTTCCGGATATGACGTCATCCACGAGGCTATGGTGAAGAGAGGAGAAGATTTCTCCAGCAGACCAGCTAACGCCATAACTATATTTTTCAACCCAGAGAGGCTAG GCATCGTCGGGGCTCCTTTTGGTACTCCGTGGAAAGAACACCGCAAGTTTACGCTGATGTCTCTCCGGGAGTTCGGCTTCGGGAAGAGAAGTCTGGAGGGGAAGATCCTGGAGGAGTCTGTCTCTCTACAGGCAGAGATCATGAAGATCGGGAACAGGCCGTTTGACATAAGCCGCATGGTCCAGAATGCCGTCACCAACGTCATCTGTTCCATTGTGTTCGGATCAAG GTTCGCATACAACGACGAGAAGTTCAAGCGCTTGATGGACGCCCTTGACCGAGGATTATCCTTCAACTTTTTTGGTCAACTGGCGATATTTTTCCCCACTTTACGACGTGTGCCGGGACTTGGGCGAGGTCCAAAGATGATACAAAATGACCTGGTCACGATTAGAGCCTACCTCAGAGAGGAGATGGATACCCACAAGAAGACATTCGATCCCAATGACATCCGGGACCTTATCGATTCATACGTCCGGGAAACCAAATCTCGCGAGAACGACGACAAGACCACGTTCACTGACGACTACACAGAATGGGTGCTGTTTGACTTGTTTATCGCCGGTGCAGAAACCACCTCCACTACTCTGAACTGGGCGTTTCTGTACATGATTCTGAACCCGGACATCCAAAGAAAG GTTCAGAAGGAGATCCACTCCGTACTCGGACACGACCAGCGGCCGTCCACCGCCCACCGTGCCCAGATGCCGTACACAGAGGCCGTCCTGACGGAGGTGGCCCGCATCGGCAGCATCACGCCGATGGGCGCCTTCCACGCCACGTCACGTGACACCAGTTTCCATGGATACCACATACCAGAAGGAACGACGGTGCTG CCCATCCTGTGGTCCGTCCACCACGACCCGGACCATTTCCCGAACCCCGGAAAGTTCGACCCCGGCCGCTTCTTGGACTCCCGGGGACAGTACAGGAGGGACGATCACGTCATCCCGTTTGGTGTGG GTCCGCGCATGTGCCTTGGGAAGCAGCTTGCGGAGATGGAGCTCTTCGTCTTCTTCACGTCCCTGCTGCAGCACTTCACCTTCaagctgccagagggcgctgctAAGCCGTCCACCACAGGGATCAGCGGCGTCACCCATTCGCCCAAGAATTTCGAACTGGTCGCCGAACCTTTGGCTTAG
- the LOC136444805 gene encoding cytochrome P450 2U1-like isoform X1 yields MAAAQLVASLVEENVILKTTLVLLVVFVATYWFFNTPKNLPPGPRGWPIAGNIFSLATGHRFVTMTEWAKTYGPIYRIKLGNEKNVVLSGYDVIHEAMVKRGEDFSSRPANAITTFFNPERLGIVGAPFGTPWKEHRKFTLMSLREFGFGKRSLEGKILEESVSLQAEIMKIGNRPFDISRMVQNAVTNVICSIVFGSRFAYNDEKFKRLMDALDRGLSFNFFGQLAIFFPTLRRVPGLGRGPKMIQNDLATIRAYLREEMDSHKKTFDPNDIRDLIDSYVRETKSRENDDKTTFTDDYTEWVLFDLFIAGAETTSTTLHWAFLYMILNPDIQGKVQKEIHSVLGHDQRPSTAHRARMPYTEAVLTEVARIATILPSGVVHATSRDTSFHGYHIPEGTTVLPILWSVHHDPEHFPNPGKFDPGRFLDAQRQYRRDDHVIPFGVGPRMCLGKQLAEMELFVFFTSLLQHYTFKLPEGAAKPSTTGIHGVTHSPRNFELVAEPLA; encoded by the exons ATGGCTGCCGCGCAGTTGGTTGCATCTTTAGTTGAAGAGAACGTGATCTTGAAGACGACTCTGGTCCTTTTGGTGGTTTTCGTTGCGACTTACTGGTTCTTCAACACGCCAAAGAACCTTCCACCCGGCCCAAGAGGATGGCCTATCGCCGGCAATATCTTCTCCCTCGCCACG GGCCATCGCTTTGTGACGATGACCGAATGGGCGAAGACGTACGGACCGATATATCGGATCAAGCTTGGGAACGAAAAGAATGTTGTGCTTTCCGGATATGACGTCATCCACGAGGCTATGGTGAAGAGAGGAGAAGATTTCTCCAGCAGACCAGCTAACGCCATAACTACATTTTTCAACCCAGAGAGGCTAG GCATCGTCGGGGCTCCTTTTGGTACTCCGTGGAAAGAACACCGCAAGTTTACGCTGATGTCTCTCCGGGAGTTCGGCTTCGGGAAGAGAAGTCTGGAGGGGAAGATCCTGGAGGAGTCTGTCTCTCTACAGGCAGAGATCATGAAGATCGGGAACAGGCCGTTTGACATAAGCCGCATGGTCCAGAATGCCGTCACCAACGTCATCTGTTCCATTGTGTTCGGATCAAG GTTCGCATACAACGACGAGAAGTTCAAGCGCTTGATGGACGCCCTTGACCGAGGATTATCCTTCAACTTTTTTGGTCAACTGGCGATATTTTTCCCCACTTTACGACGTGTGCCGGGACTTGGGCGAGGTCCAAAGATGATACAAAATGACCTGGCCACGATTAGAGCCTACCTTAGAGAAGAGATGGATTCTCACAAGAAGACATTTGATCCCAATGACATCCGGGACCTTATCGATTCATACGTCAGGGAAACCAAATCTCGCGAGAACGACGACAAGACCACGTTCACTGACGACTACACAGAATGGGTGCTGTTTGACTTGTTCATCGCCGGTGCAGAAACCACCTCCACTACTCTGCACTGGGCGTTTCTGTACATGATTCTGAACCCGGACATCCAAGGAAAG GTTCAGAAGGAGATCCACTCCGTACTCGGACACGACCAGCGGCCGTCCACCGCCCACCGTGCCCGGATGCCGTACACAGAGGCCGTCCTGACGGAGGTGGCGCGCATCGCCACCATCCTGCCGTCGGGCGTGGTCCACGCCACGTCACGTGACACCAGTTTCCATGGATACCACATTCCAGAAGGAACGACGGTGCTG CCCATCCTGTGGTCCGTCCACCACGACCCGGAACATTTCCCGAACCCCGGAAAGTTCGACCCCGGCCGCTTCTTGGACGCCCAGAGACAGTACCGGAGGGACGACCACGTAATCCCGTTTGGTGTCG GTCCGCGCATGTGCCTTGGGAAGCAGCTTGCGGAGATGGAGCTCTTTGTGTTCTTCACGTCCCTGTTGCAGCACTACACCTTCaagctgccagagggcgctgctAAGCCGTCCACCACAGGGATCCACGGCGTCACCCATTCGCCCAGGAATTTCGAACTGGTCGCTGAACCTCTGGCTTAG
- the LOC136444805 gene encoding cytochrome P450 2U1-like isoform X2, with product MAYRRQYLLPRHGIVGAPFGTPWKEHRKFTLMSLREFGFGKRSLEGKILEESVSLQAEIMKIGNRPFDISRMVQNAVTNVICSIVFGSRFAYNDEKFKRLMDALDRGLSFNFFGQLAIFFPTLRRVPGLGRGPKMIQNDLATIRAYLREEMDSHKKTFDPNDIRDLIDSYVRETKSRENDDKTTFTDDYTEWVLFDLFIAGAETTSTTLHWAFLYMILNPDIQGKVQKEIHSVLGHDQRPSTAHRARMPYTEAVLTEVARIATILPSGVVHATSRDTSFHGYHIPEGTTVLPILWSVHHDPEHFPNPGKFDPGRFLDAQRQYRRDDHVIPFGVGPRMCLGKQLAEMELFVFFTSLLQHYTFKLPEGAAKPSTTGIHGVTHSPRNFELVAEPLA from the exons ATGGCCTATCGCCGGCAATATCTTCTCCCTCGCCACG GCATCGTCGGGGCTCCTTTTGGTACTCCGTGGAAAGAACACCGCAAGTTTACGCTGATGTCTCTCCGGGAGTTCGGCTTCGGGAAGAGAAGTCTGGAGGGGAAGATCCTGGAGGAGTCTGTCTCTCTACAGGCAGAGATCATGAAGATCGGGAACAGGCCGTTTGACATAAGCCGCATGGTCCAGAATGCCGTCACCAACGTCATCTGTTCCATTGTGTTCGGATCAAG GTTCGCATACAACGACGAGAAGTTCAAGCGCTTGATGGACGCCCTTGACCGAGGATTATCCTTCAACTTTTTTGGTCAACTGGCGATATTTTTCCCCACTTTACGACGTGTGCCGGGACTTGGGCGAGGTCCAAAGATGATACAAAATGACCTGGCCACGATTAGAGCCTACCTTAGAGAAGAGATGGATTCTCACAAGAAGACATTTGATCCCAATGACATCCGGGACCTTATCGATTCATACGTCAGGGAAACCAAATCTCGCGAGAACGACGACAAGACCACGTTCACTGACGACTACACAGAATGGGTGCTGTTTGACTTGTTCATCGCCGGTGCAGAAACCACCTCCACTACTCTGCACTGGGCGTTTCTGTACATGATTCTGAACCCGGACATCCAAGGAAAG GTTCAGAAGGAGATCCACTCCGTACTCGGACACGACCAGCGGCCGTCCACCGCCCACCGTGCCCGGATGCCGTACACAGAGGCCGTCCTGACGGAGGTGGCGCGCATCGCCACCATCCTGCCGTCGGGCGTGGTCCACGCCACGTCACGTGACACCAGTTTCCATGGATACCACATTCCAGAAGGAACGACGGTGCTG CCCATCCTGTGGTCCGTCCACCACGACCCGGAACATTTCCCGAACCCCGGAAAGTTCGACCCCGGCCGCTTCTTGGACGCCCAGAGACAGTACCGGAGGGACGACCACGTAATCCCGTTTGGTGTCG GTCCGCGCATGTGCCTTGGGAAGCAGCTTGCGGAGATGGAGCTCTTTGTGTTCTTCACGTCCCTGTTGCAGCACTACACCTTCaagctgccagagggcgctgctAAGCCGTCCACCACAGGGATCCACGGCGTCACCCATTCGCCCAGGAATTTCGAACTGGTCGCTGAACCTCTGGCTTAG